Proteins from one Amycolatopsis benzoatilytica AK 16/65 genomic window:
- a CDS encoding phosphoribosyltransferase family protein gives MPFTDRAEAGRRLAERLESLRGEEVVVFGLPRGGVPVAYEVARALAAPLDLIVVRKLPVPGQPELAAGAIGEGDVLVVNEDVVRHTRVSRAEFAAAERAGRAELQRRAERWRPGRARVSPAGRVAVLVDDGVATGATARAACQVARAEGAKRVILAVPVGAHDSIGSLARDADEVVCLETPAWFRSVGQWYRRFGQVSDEEVADLLRLAAREAPSLDEDVEVPVRGARLAGRLTLPGDPAGLVVFAHGSGSSRHSPRNVRVAATLNRAGLGTLLLDLLTPAEETDRARVFDVALLGERLVEVTRWLKTRPDTAALPVGCFGASTGAAAALLAAAEAGTGIRAVVSRGGRPDLAAHVLGAVGCPTLLIVGGRDGAVLRLNQQAQEALGGPSELAVVPGATHLFAEPGALGQVAELARAWFLRHLPAA, from the coding sequence GTGCCGTTCACTGATCGCGCCGAGGCAGGACGCCGGCTCGCCGAGCGGCTCGAATCACTGCGGGGCGAGGAGGTCGTGGTCTTCGGCCTGCCCCGGGGCGGCGTCCCGGTCGCCTATGAAGTGGCGCGGGCGCTGGCGGCGCCGCTGGACCTGATCGTGGTCCGCAAACTGCCGGTGCCCGGGCAGCCCGAGCTCGCCGCGGGCGCGATCGGCGAGGGCGACGTCCTGGTCGTGAACGAAGACGTGGTGCGCCACACCCGGGTGAGTCGTGCCGAGTTCGCGGCGGCCGAGCGCGCCGGGCGTGCTGAATTGCAGCGGCGGGCGGAGCGGTGGCGGCCCGGCCGGGCCCGGGTGTCGCCGGCGGGCCGGGTCGCGGTCCTCGTCGACGACGGCGTGGCGACCGGGGCGACGGCCCGCGCGGCTTGCCAGGTGGCACGAGCGGAGGGCGCGAAGCGGGTGATCCTGGCGGTTCCGGTGGGTGCGCACGACTCGATCGGCTCGCTCGCCCGCGACGCCGACGAGGTGGTGTGCCTGGAAACCCCGGCCTGGTTCCGTTCGGTCGGGCAGTGGTACCGCCGTTTCGGCCAGGTTTCCGACGAGGAGGTCGCCGACCTGCTGCGCCTCGCCGCGCGAGAAGCGCCGTCGCTGGACGAGGACGTGGAAGTCCCGGTGCGCGGAGCCCGGCTGGCCGGCCGTTTGACGCTGCCGGGCGATCCGGCCGGGCTGGTGGTTTTCGCGCACGGAAGCGGAAGCAGCCGGCACAGCCCGCGCAATGTGCGCGTCGCCGCGACGCTGAACCGAGCCGGCTTGGGGACGCTGCTGCTCGATCTGCTCACTCCGGCCGAGGAAACGGATCGCGCCCGGGTGTTCGACGTGGCGCTGCTCGGCGAGCGGCTGGTCGAGGTGACTCGCTGGCTGAAGACCCGTCCGGACACCGCCGCCCTCCCGGTCGGGTGTTTCGGCGCCAGCACCGGGGCGGCAGCGGCGCTGCTCGCCGCCGCGGAGGCCGGAACCGGCATCCGGGCGGTGGTCTCGCGGGGCGGGCGGCCGGACCTGGCCGCGCACGTCCTCGGCGCGGTCGGCTGCCCGACCCTGCTGATCGTCGGAGGCCGCGACGGCGCGGTGCTACGGCTCAATCAGCAAGCGCAGGAAGCGCTGGGCGGGCCGAGCGAACTCGCGGTGGTGCCCGGCGCGACCCATCTGTTCGCGGAACCGGGCGCGCTCGGCCAGGTCGCCGAGCTGGCCCGCGCGTGGTTCCTGCGGCACCTCCCGGCGGCCTGA
- a CDS encoding NADH-quinone oxidoreductase subunit C, which produces MTHRILAPAELPGQAEALLAGGFRLALAAGHDDGDRLRAVYLFTAPGPDRRVELHVPLDKAQPRVPSLAGLSFPAGRFEREMRDLFGIVPEDHPLPRRLVRHFHWPRGWYPMLADAGEPPEFGDVDGPYPFRAVEGDGVYEIPVGPVHAGMIEPGHFRFSVVGETILNLKARLWFVHKGLEKLFAGRRPADAVELAERISGDTAVGHTLAFCLAVEDALGVSAAEDAQRLRAILLELERIYNHVADLGGLCNDVGHGILNNHAQRVREQLLRLNEQVTGHRLLRGSIHPGGAAVRSLHQLDRLPEIGSDVEEIVALALGNSVVRDRFAGTAVLTREQAEDLGTLGCVARASGLTGDARVDYPHAAGFERTVHAQTDGDVLSRFLVRAAEIRASIAAIGRLTGELHSLDARGSVRAGAGSGVGIAEGWRGTIVHRVELDESGQLTRVKVVDPSFFNWPALPVALTDTIVPDFPLANKSFNLSYAGNDL; this is translated from the coding sequence ATGACACATCGCATTCTCGCCCCGGCGGAGCTGCCCGGGCAGGCCGAGGCGCTGCTGGCGGGCGGATTCCGGCTCGCTCTGGCCGCCGGGCACGACGACGGCGACCGGCTCCGCGCGGTGTACCTGTTCACCGCGCCCGGTCCGGACCGGCGGGTCGAACTGCACGTGCCGCTGGACAAGGCGCAGCCGCGGGTGCCGAGCCTGGCCGGACTGTCGTTCCCGGCCGGGCGGTTCGAACGCGAGATGCGGGACCTGTTCGGCATCGTCCCCGAGGACCACCCGCTGCCGCGCCGCCTGGTCCGGCACTTCCACTGGCCGCGCGGCTGGTATCCGATGCTGGCCGACGCCGGGGAGCCGCCGGAGTTCGGCGACGTCGACGGGCCGTACCCGTTCCGCGCGGTCGAGGGCGACGGGGTGTACGAGATCCCGGTCGGCCCGGTGCACGCCGGGATGATCGAGCCGGGACATTTCCGGTTTTCCGTGGTGGGGGAGACCATCCTCAATCTCAAGGCCCGGCTCTGGTTCGTCCACAAAGGACTGGAGAAGCTGTTCGCCGGTCGCCGCCCGGCGGACGCGGTCGAGCTGGCCGAGCGGATCAGCGGCGACACGGCGGTGGGCCACACGCTGGCGTTCTGCCTTGCGGTGGAGGACGCGCTCGGCGTGTCCGCGGCCGAGGACGCCCAGCGGCTGCGGGCGATCCTGCTGGAGCTGGAGCGGATCTACAACCACGTCGCCGACCTCGGCGGGCTGTGCAACGACGTCGGCCACGGGATCCTGAACAACCACGCCCAGCGGGTGCGCGAACAGCTGCTGCGGCTGAACGAGCAGGTCACCGGGCACCGGCTGCTGCGCGGGTCGATCCATCCCGGCGGCGCGGCCGTGCGCAGCCTGCATCAGCTGGACCGGCTGCCGGAGATCGGCTCGGACGTCGAGGAGATCGTCGCGCTGGCGCTGGGAAACAGCGTGGTGCGCGACCGGTTCGCCGGGACGGCGGTGCTGACCCGCGAGCAGGCCGAGGACCTCGGCACGCTCGGCTGCGTCGCCCGGGCCAGCGGCCTGACCGGCGACGCCCGGGTCGACTATCCGCACGCTGCCGGCTTCGAACGCACCGTGCACGCGCAGACCGACGGCGACGTATTGTCGCGATTCCTGGTGCGGGCCGCGGAGATCCGCGCGTCCATCGCCGCGATCGGGCGGCTGACCGGCGAGCTCCATTCGCTCGACGCGCGCGGCTCGGTCCGTGCGGGGGCCGGTTCCGGCGTCGGGATCGCGGAGGGCTGGCGCGGGACCATCGTGCACCGCGTCGAACTGGACGAGAGTGGACAGCTGACCCGGGTGAAGGTCGTCGACCCGAGCTTTTTCAACTGGCCGGCGCTGCCGGTCGCGCTGACCGACACGATCGTCCCGGACTTCCCGCTGGCCAACAAGAGCTTCAATCTGTCCTACGCGGGCAACGACCTGTAG
- a CDS encoding AAA family ATPase: MAGAGLIVFGGLPGVGKTTVARQVSRELRAAYLRIDRIEQALADSGELPARPMAAGYLVGYELAGDQLGIGLSVVADCVNPLKITRDAWRAVGNRHGRWTLEVELVCSRPDEHRTRVQTRTVDIAGLTPPPWDRVVRHEYEEWDRDHLVIDTAVTSAQASAALVVRQARALADSASTS, encoded by the coding sequence ATGGCCGGTGCCGGGCTGATCGTGTTCGGCGGGCTTCCCGGCGTCGGGAAGACGACCGTTGCCCGGCAGGTGTCCCGGGAGCTGCGCGCGGCCTATCTGCGGATCGACCGGATCGAGCAGGCGCTCGCCGACTCCGGGGAACTCCCGGCGAGACCGATGGCGGCCGGTTACCTCGTCGGATACGAACTGGCGGGTGACCAGCTCGGCATCGGCCTCAGCGTGGTCGCGGACTGCGTGAACCCGTTGAAGATCACCCGCGACGCTTGGCGGGCGGTCGGAAACCGGCACGGACGGTGGACGCTCGAAGTCGAACTCGTCTGCTCACGGCCGGACGAGCACCGCACGCGGGTGCAGACGCGGACCGTCGACATCGCCGGGCTCACGCCGCCGCCGTGGGACCGGGTCGTGCGCCACGAGTACGAAGAATGGGATCGCGACCACCTCGTCATCGACACCGCGGTGACCAGCGCGCAGGCGAGCGCCGCGCTCGTGGTGCGGCAGGCCCGCGCCCTGGCCGATTCGGCCTCGACGAGCTGA
- a CDS encoding ABC transporter permease, whose protein sequence is MIQQALSPPAVRTGLRGEVRGLRVVWQRELIRFGRNRLRMVASLAQPVLFLFVLGTGLTRLAAAGAGFDIRTFLFPGIVAMTVMFTAIFSAVSIVWDREFGFLREMLVAPVSRPALVLGKILGGATVATLQGMLMLSLAGAVRVPYRPALLLELTGEMALAAVMVTAIGVLLASAITQIEAFQAVLQFVAMPMFFLSGAMFPTAGLPAWLSVLTRIDPLTYAVDPMRRAVLSRLALPHQVLAQLAPGVTWGSWTLGTGSELALVAVVSAVAAAGAVARFQRAV, encoded by the coding sequence GTGATCCAGCAGGCGCTCAGCCCGCCGGCGGTCCGCACCGGGCTGCGCGGCGAGGTTCGCGGGCTGCGGGTGGTGTGGCAGCGCGAGCTGATCCGGTTCGGCCGAAACCGGCTGCGGATGGTGGCCTCGCTGGCCCAGCCGGTGCTGTTCCTGTTCGTCCTCGGCACCGGCCTGACCCGGCTGGCCGCGGCCGGAGCCGGATTCGACATCCGGACCTTCCTGTTCCCCGGGATCGTGGCGATGACGGTGATGTTCACCGCGATCTTCTCCGCGGTGTCGATCGTGTGGGACCGCGAATTCGGCTTCCTCCGCGAGATGCTGGTCGCCCCGGTCAGCCGCCCGGCGCTGGTGCTCGGCAAGATCCTCGGCGGCGCCACCGTCGCGACCCTGCAGGGCATGCTGATGCTTTCGCTGGCGGGCGCGGTCCGGGTTCCCTACCGTCCGGCGCTGCTGCTCGAGCTGACCGGGGAGATGGCGCTGGCAGCGGTGATGGTCACCGCGATCGGCGTGCTGCTGGCCAGCGCCATCACCCAGATCGAGGCGTTCCAGGCGGTGCTGCAGTTCGTGGCGATGCCGATGTTCTTCCTGTCCGGCGCGATGTTCCCGACCGCGGGGCTGCCCGCCTGGCTTTCCGTGCTGACCCGGATCGACCCGCTGACCTACGCGGTCGACCCGATGCGCCGCGCCGTCCTGAGCCGGCTCGCGTTGCCGCACCAGGTTCTGGCTCAGCTCGCGCCGGGGGTGACCTGGGGGTCGTGGACTCTCGGCACCGGCAGCGAACTCGCGCTGGTCGCGGTGGTCTCCGCGGTGGCCGCGGCCGGCGCGGTGGCCAGGTTTCAGCGGGCGGTGTGA
- a CDS encoding ATP-binding cassette domain-containing protein gives MTESVAEAVARRVGDGEPVVQAQALSRRFGDVWAVRDVSFEVAPGETFGFLGPNGAGKSTTIAMLCTLLRPSSGTAKVAGLDVLADPAGVRRRIGLVFQESTVDTYLTAMENLRFHAELYGLDRRRFAARAEPLLRMVELWDRRNALVRTFSGGMRRRLEIARGLVHAPQVLFLDEPTLGLDPQTRVHIWSYLDQLRASEGTTVFLTTHHLEEAENCDRIAIIDRGRIVVNDTPQALKGMVGQDRIDLHTVDDAAAAVALRERFGLLAERTDEGLTFAVPDGEEFVPALVTGLGVRVVMVRASRPTLDDVFLSCTGRTIRDIDSSGEPGEMARRWRR, from the coding sequence ATGACGGAATCGGTGGCCGAGGCCGTCGCACGCCGCGTCGGAGACGGCGAACCGGTCGTGCAGGCCCAGGCGCTGAGCCGGCGGTTCGGCGACGTGTGGGCGGTGCGCGACGTGAGCTTCGAGGTGGCGCCAGGCGAGACGTTCGGATTCCTCGGCCCGAACGGAGCGGGCAAATCCACCACGATCGCGATGCTGTGCACGCTGCTGCGCCCGTCGTCGGGGACCGCGAAGGTGGCCGGGCTGGACGTGCTCGCCGATCCGGCCGGGGTGCGCAGGCGGATCGGCCTGGTGTTTCAGGAGTCCACAGTGGACACCTACCTCACCGCGATGGAGAACCTCCGCTTCCACGCCGAGCTCTACGGGCTGGACCGGCGGCGGTTCGCCGCGCGGGCCGAGCCGCTGCTGCGGATGGTGGAACTGTGGGACCGGCGGAACGCGCTGGTACGCACCTTCTCCGGCGGGATGCGGCGGCGGCTGGAGATCGCCCGCGGCCTGGTGCACGCGCCACAGGTGCTGTTCCTGGACGAGCCGACCCTCGGGCTGGACCCGCAGACCCGGGTGCACATCTGGTCCTACCTCGACCAGTTGCGGGCCAGCGAGGGCACCACCGTCTTCCTGACCACCCACCACCTCGAAGAGGCGGAGAACTGCGATCGGATCGCCATCATCGACCGCGGCCGGATCGTCGTGAACGACACGCCGCAGGCGCTCAAGGGCATGGTGGGGCAGGACCGGATCGATCTGCACACCGTCGACGACGCGGCCGCCGCCGTGGCGCTTCGCGAGCGTTTCGGCCTGCTCGCCGAGCGAACTGACGAGGGACTGACCTTCGCGGTGCCCGACGGCGAGGAGTTCGTGCCGGCCTTGGTGACCGGGCTCGGCGTGCGAGTGGTGATGGTGCGGGCGTCCCGGCCCACCCTCGACGACGTGTTTCTCTCCTGCACCGGCCGCACGATCCGCGACATCGACTCGTCCGGCGAGCCGGGTGAAATGGCGAGGAGGTGGCGGCGGTGA
- a CDS encoding dihydrolipoamide acetyltransferase family protein, whose translation MADFLMPALGADMTEGTVLEWLVKPGDAVRKGDIVAVVDTAKAAIEVECFAGGTVRELVVPVGARVPVGTRLAVIDTGDEPTAPAAPPHPAAPHLATTPPEVALATPPTRAFAARAGVDVKSLRGTGSGGRVTHADITRALAERTHPPTTRVPISPYARKLAAELGVDLHALGPRDGVLHARDIRAVAEAARGHSRDTEAMRQAIGALMARSKREIPHYYLTATIDLHACLDWLHEHNLRVAVPERILPAAALLKATALAARKVSQLNGHWTDGSFRPAAEVQLGVAVSLRGGGLVTPVITDAANRPLPELMDELRAAVARARSGTLRSADLTAGTLTVTNLGDNGVESVHGVIYPPQVALVGFGAIAERPWAVNGLLGVRPLVTATLSADHRASDGATGARFLSAIADLLQHPEEL comes from the coding sequence GTGGCGGATTTCCTGATGCCCGCGCTCGGCGCGGACATGACCGAGGGCACCGTGCTGGAGTGGCTGGTGAAACCGGGCGATGCGGTCCGCAAGGGCGACATCGTCGCGGTGGTGGACACCGCCAAGGCGGCGATCGAGGTCGAGTGCTTCGCCGGCGGCACGGTCCGGGAGCTCGTCGTCCCGGTCGGCGCCCGCGTCCCGGTCGGCACGCGGCTGGCCGTCATCGACACCGGCGACGAGCCGACCGCTCCGGCCGCGCCCCCTCACCCGGCCGCCCCGCACCTGGCCACGACACCGCCTGAGGTCGCGCTCGCGACGCCGCCGACTCGTGCGTTCGCCGCGCGCGCCGGGGTGGACGTGAAATCCCTGCGGGGCACCGGAAGCGGCGGCCGGGTCACGCATGCGGACATCACGCGAGCGCTCGCCGAACGAACGCATCCGCCGACGACGCGCGTACCGATCTCGCCGTACGCACGCAAGCTGGCCGCCGAGCTCGGCGTGGATCTTCATGCGCTCGGCCCGCGTGATGGCGTGCTGCACGCGCGCGACATCCGCGCCGTAGCCGAGGCGGCCCGGGGGCACAGCCGGGACACCGAAGCCATGCGTCAGGCGATCGGTGCGCTGATGGCCCGCTCCAAACGCGAGATTCCGCATTACTACTTGACCGCGACCATCGATCTGCACGCCTGCCTGGATTGGCTGCACGAGCACAATCTGCGCGTCGCGGTGCCGGAGCGGATCCTGCCCGCGGCGGCGCTGCTGAAAGCGACCGCACTCGCCGCCCGCAAGGTCTCTCAGCTCAACGGCCACTGGACGGACGGAAGCTTCCGGCCCGCCGCCGAGGTGCAGCTAGGGGTCGCCGTTTCGCTTCGGGGCGGAGGGCTGGTCACGCCGGTCATCACCGACGCGGCGAACCGTCCGCTCCCCGAACTCATGGACGAGCTGCGCGCGGCTGTCGCCCGGGCACGCTCCGGCACGCTGCGCTCAGCGGACCTGACCGCGGGCACGCTCACCGTGACGAACCTGGGCGACAACGGCGTCGAATCGGTGCACGGCGTCATTTATCCGCCGCAGGTCGCCCTCGTCGGCTTCGGCGCGATAGCGGAACGGCCGTGGGCGGTCAACGGCCTGCTGGGCGTCCGTCCGCTCGTGACCGCAACGCTTTCCGCCGACCACCGCGCGAGCGACGGCGCGACCGGCGCCCGTTTCCTGTCCGCGATCGCGGACCTGCTGCAGCATCCGGAGGAACTATGA
- a CDS encoding methyltransferase domain-containing protein: MTDLYDRIGTGYSRGRRTDPRWMARVLAALGTAESVANIGAGTGSYEPPNRSVLALEPSVEMIRQRPPGSAPAVRAAAEALPLRTNAVDAALAVLTVHHWTDWRAGLAELRRIAPRRVVLGYDTRVHGDFWFVREYVPEIAKLELSRPSAPEIAEELGADLVTPLPVPGDFTDGVFPAYWRRPDAYLDPAVRRSCSALAQTDPTAVERGVQKLREDLRSGRWHERHRELLDLDEWDAGFRLIVSEG, encoded by the coding sequence GTGACCGATCTCTACGATCGCATCGGCACCGGATATTCGCGCGGCCGGCGCACTGATCCGCGCTGGATGGCGCGCGTTCTCGCCGCTCTCGGCACCGCGGAATCGGTCGCGAACATCGGCGCCGGCACCGGTTCGTACGAGCCGCCGAACCGGTCCGTGCTCGCGCTCGAACCGTCTGTCGAGATGATCCGGCAACGGCCGCCCGGGTCCGCGCCGGCGGTCCGCGCGGCAGCCGAAGCCTTGCCGCTGCGCACGAACGCGGTCGACGCGGCGCTGGCGGTGCTCACCGTGCACCACTGGACGGACTGGCGAGCCGGGCTCGCGGAACTGCGCCGGATCGCGCCGCGCCGGGTGGTTCTCGGATATGACACCCGGGTGCACGGGGACTTCTGGTTCGTTCGCGAATACGTGCCGGAAATCGCGAAACTGGAGCTGAGCCGGCCGTCCGCCCCGGAAATCGCCGAAGAACTCGGCGCAGACCTGGTCACTCCCCTGCCGGTGCCGGGAGATTTCACCGACGGAGTGTTCCCCGCCTATTGGCGCCGTCCGGACGCGTATCTCGACCCGGCAGTCCGCCGGTCCTGCTCCGCGCTCGCGCAGACCGATCCGACCGCTGTCGAACGCGGTGTCCAGAAGCTGCGCGAAGACCTGCGCAGCGGGCGATGGCACGAACGCCATCGGGAACTGCTGGACCTCGACGAATGGGACGCCGGATTCCGGCTGATCGTGTCGGAAGGCTGA
- a CDS encoding alpha-ketoacid dehydrogenase subunit beta — protein MTTYREALREGLRDALARDERTFLMGEDVGEYGGCFAVSLGLLEEFGPERVRDTPLSESAFVGAGIGAALGGMRPIVEIMTVNFSLLALDQILDNAATLRHMSGGQLGVPLVIRMTTGAGRQLAAQHSHSLEGWYAHIPGLRIVAPATLEDARGMLWTAVQDPDPVLLFEHGSLYNVDGELAPGAGAVDIDRAAIRRPGSDVTLIAYGGTLRTALAAADELAASGIDAEVLDLRTLRPLDDAAILGSVARTHRLVVVDEGWRSGSLSAEISARVAEKALYELDAPIERVCTAEVPIPYAAHLEQAALPQPEDVVAAAKRTVS, from the coding sequence GTGACCACCTACCGAGAGGCGCTGCGCGAAGGTTTGCGCGACGCGCTGGCCCGGGACGAACGCACCTTTCTGATGGGCGAAGACGTCGGCGAGTACGGCGGGTGTTTCGCGGTCAGTCTCGGCCTGCTCGAGGAGTTCGGGCCGGAGCGGGTGCGCGACACCCCGCTCTCGGAGTCCGCGTTCGTCGGCGCGGGCATCGGCGCCGCGCTGGGCGGGATGCGGCCGATCGTGGAGATCATGACCGTCAACTTCAGCCTGCTCGCCCTGGACCAGATCCTCGACAACGCGGCGACGCTGCGGCACATGTCCGGCGGCCAGCTCGGCGTCCCGCTGGTGATCCGGATGACGACCGGCGCCGGGCGGCAGCTCGCCGCGCAGCACTCGCACAGCCTGGAAGGCTGGTACGCGCACATCCCCGGCCTGCGGATCGTCGCGCCGGCGACGCTCGAGGACGCGCGCGGGATGCTCTGGACCGCGGTGCAGGACCCGGATCCGGTCCTGCTGTTCGAACACGGCTCGCTCTACAACGTCGACGGCGAGCTCGCCCCTGGCGCCGGTGCGGTGGACATCGACCGCGCGGCGATCCGGCGTCCCGGCTCCGACGTGACGCTGATCGCTTACGGCGGCACTCTGCGCACCGCGCTGGCCGCCGCGGACGAACTCGCTGCCTCCGGAATCGACGCGGAAGTCCTCGACCTGCGCACGCTCCGGCCATTGGACGACGCCGCGATCCTCGGCTCGGTGGCGCGCACCCACCGGCTCGTCGTGGTCGACGAAGGATGGCGCAGCGGCAGCCTGTCGGCGGAGATTTCCGCGCGGGTCGCGGAAAAGGCGCTGTACGAACTCGACGCTCCGATCGAGCGGGTCTGCACGGCCGAGGTCCCCATCCCCTATGCCGCGCATCTCGAACAGGCCGCGCTGCCGCAGCCGGAGGACGTCGTCGCCGCGGCGAAGCGGACGGTGAGCTGA
- a CDS encoding ribose-phosphate diphosphokinase translates to MSEPATRQAGAVTKKLMFFAGDVHPELAEAVATRLGTQVTPQTAHSFANGERFVRFGRSVRGCDAFVLHAPAPPLNTWLMDQLIMLDALKRASAKRITAVLPFYPYSRQDKKHRGREPISARLVADLLTTAGADRIITIDLHTPQTEGFFGGPVDHLRAQPLLAADLLRHHQDREIAIVAPDSARVRLAETWSVLLGSRPIAFIQRRAALDPAYPAPAQLIGDVAGRLCVIVDDMIDTGTTTAGATRLLLDAGASDVVAVATHGVLSGDAPARLAASGIREVTVTDSLPITEAQRFPQLRVRSVAPLLADAIHEVFTDGSVTSLFSRPASGG, encoded by the coding sequence ATGAGCGAACCCGCGACGCGCCAGGCGGGCGCCGTCACCAAGAAGCTGATGTTCTTCGCCGGCGACGTGCACCCGGAACTGGCCGAGGCGGTCGCGACTCGGCTCGGCACTCAGGTGACCCCGCAGACCGCGCACAGTTTCGCCAACGGAGAGCGTTTCGTGCGGTTCGGCCGGTCGGTCCGCGGCTGCGACGCGTTCGTCCTGCACGCGCCTGCCCCGCCGCTGAACACCTGGCTGATGGACCAGCTGATCATGCTCGACGCGCTGAAGCGGGCCAGCGCGAAACGGATCACCGCGGTGCTGCCGTTCTACCCGTATTCGAGGCAGGACAAGAAACATCGCGGCCGCGAACCGATTTCGGCCAGGTTGGTGGCCGATCTGCTCACCACGGCGGGCGCGGACCGGATCATCACGATCGACCTGCACACCCCGCAGACCGAAGGCTTCTTCGGCGGTCCGGTCGACCATCTGCGCGCGCAACCGCTGCTCGCCGCCGACCTGCTGCGCCACCATCAGGACCGGGAGATCGCGATCGTCGCCCCGGACTCGGCGCGCGTCCGGCTGGCCGAAACGTGGTCCGTGCTGCTCGGCAGCCGGCCGATCGCGTTCATCCAGCGCCGCGCCGCGCTCGATCCGGCGTATCCGGCCCCGGCGCAGCTGATCGGCGACGTCGCCGGACGGCTGTGCGTGATCGTGGACGACATGATCGACACTGGCACCACCACGGCCGGCGCGACCCGGTTGCTGCTCGACGCGGGGGCGTCGGACGTCGTCGCGGTGGCGACGCACGGAGTGCTGTCCGGGGACGCGCCGGCGAGGCTCGCGGCGAGCGGGATCCGGGAAGTCACGGTGACCGACAGTCTTCCGATCACCGAGGCACAGCGGTTTCCGCAGCTGCGCGTCCGGTCGGTCGCGCCGCTGCTTGCGGACGCGATTCACGAGGTGTTCACGGACGGGTCGGTGACGAGCCTCTTCTCCCGGCCGGCAAGCGGCGGCTAG
- a CDS encoding 5,10-methylenetetrahydrofolate reductase yields MADHDNGALRTLLTNADSGVLLFGITPPRVSATADRIREITAATLARLSSLDVDGLALYDIDDESDRNPEERPFPYLPTLDPAAYHADYLGEWDRAAVIYRCVGKYSETELRDWMQATDTDSTLAVFVGASSKGKTVRTRLPEAHSLRQEVRPELLLGGVAITERPGEHLRLIAKQKAGCGYFISQVVYNTDAAKSMVSDYFYACREQGLEPKPVLFTLSVCGSVKTLAFLKWLGVDVPRWLENSLRHADNTLAESYEQCLANARELTAFCRKLGMPFGFLVESVSIRKVEIEASVALAGEVGRLLRAGGFTARKA; encoded by the coding sequence ATGGCCGACCACGACAACGGAGCGCTCCGCACCCTGCTGACCAACGCCGACAGCGGCGTTCTCCTCTTCGGGATCACGCCGCCGCGAGTCAGCGCGACCGCGGACCGGATCCGCGAGATCACCGCGGCCACCCTCGCCCGGCTCAGCTCTCTCGACGTGGACGGCCTCGCCCTGTACGACATCGACGACGAGAGCGACCGCAACCCGGAGGAACGGCCGTTCCCCTACCTGCCGACCCTCGACCCGGCCGCTTACCACGCCGACTACCTCGGCGAATGGGACCGTGCCGCGGTCATCTACCGGTGCGTCGGCAAGTACTCCGAGACGGAGCTGCGCGACTGGATGCAGGCCACCGACACCGACAGCACGCTCGCGGTGTTCGTCGGCGCGTCGTCGAAGGGGAAGACAGTGCGGACGCGCCTGCCGGAGGCGCATTCGCTGCGCCAGGAGGTGCGGCCCGAACTGCTTCTCGGCGGCGTCGCGATCACCGAACGTCCCGGCGAGCACCTGCGGCTGATCGCTAAGCAGAAGGCGGGCTGCGGGTACTTCATTTCACAGGTGGTCTACAACACCGACGCGGCCAAGAGCATGGTCTCCGACTACTTCTACGCCTGCCGGGAACAGGGGCTCGAACCGAAGCCGGTGTTGTTCACGCTGTCGGTGTGCGGCTCGGTGAAGACGCTGGCCTTCCTGAAATGGCTCGGCGTCGATGTCCCGCGCTGGCTGGAAAACTCGCTCCGCCATGCCGACAACACGCTCGCCGAGTCTTACGAGCAGTGCCTGGCCAACGCGCGCGAACTCACCGCGTTCTGCCGCAAGCTCGGGATGCCGTTCGGATTCCTGGTGGAAAGCGTGTCGATCCGGAAGGTGGAAATCGAGGCGTCGGTCGCGCTGGCCGGCGAAGTGGGCCGGCTGCTGCGGGCCGGCGGATTCACGGCCAGGAAAGCCTGA
- a CDS encoding acyl carrier protein, translating into MTQALTRDQATAAVRTALAGFATEAELAELPPGESLREALELDSMDFLTFVERLSQRLGRRIEEADYPRLATVDSAADFLTADR; encoded by the coding sequence ATGACTCAGGCACTCACCCGCGACCAGGCCACCGCCGCGGTCCGCACCGCGCTCGCCGGCTTCGCCACCGAAGCGGAACTCGCCGAACTGCCTCCCGGAGAGTCTCTCCGGGAGGCGCTCGAACTCGATTCGATGGACTTCCTCACCTTCGTCGAACGGCTGTCGCAGCGGCTCGGCCGGCGCATCGAAGAGGCCGACTATCCCCGGCTCGCCACGGTGGACTCGGCCGCCGACTTCCTCACCGCGGACCGCTGA